In Nocardioides sp. JQ2195, a genomic segment contains:
- a CDS encoding WhiB family transcriptional regulator, whose translation MTISELREPVEISLGELHAAADSVDDELLPCRANNPELFFAESPSDVEYAKALCTDCPVQAMCLAGALERREPWGVWGGELFLQGIVIPRKRPRGRPRKNAAA comes from the coding sequence ATGACCATCAGCGAACTTCGGGAGCCGGTCGAGATCAGCCTGGGAGAGCTCCACGCGGCGGCTGACTCCGTCGATGACGAGCTGTTGCCCTGCCGGGCCAACAACCCCGAGCTGTTCTTCGCCGAGTCACCCAGCGACGTCGAGTACGCCAAGGCCCTGTGCACGGACTGCCCGGTCCAGGCAATGTGCCTCGCTGGCGCGCTCGAGCGGCGTGAGCCCTGGGGCGTCTGGGGAGGGGAGCTGTTCCTGCAAGGGATCGTCATTCCCCGCAAGCGGCCCAGGGGCCGCCCGCGCAAGAACGCCGCAGCCTGA
- a CDS encoding DUF5679 domain-containing protein, translating to MAETWSGEFYCVKCKAKREASGEVKVNDKGTRMAKAVCPECGTNLNRILGKA from the coding sequence ATGGCGGAGACCTGGAGTGGCGAGTTCTACTGCGTGAAGTGCAAGGCCAAGCGTGAAGCCTCGGGTGAGGTCAAGGTGAACGACAAGGGCACCCGGATGGCCAAGGCTGTCTGCCCCGAGTGCGGCACCAACCTCAACCGGATCCTCGGCAAGGCATAA
- a CDS encoding M48 family metallopeptidase, with protein MDEPEIEVRRSKRRRRTVSAYKDGGKVVVLIPASMSRAQEAEWVETMVARLERQEKRRRPSDEQLFKRATELSERYLGGLAEPDSVRWVDNQNSRWGSCSPGDRSIRVSSRLQGLPGWVVDYVLVHELAHLIEHGHDEKFWAWVAHYPKSERARGYLLGYSAAADIDPPSSELDDASG; from the coding sequence ATGGACGAGCCCGAGATCGAGGTACGCCGCTCGAAGCGGCGTCGTCGCACGGTCTCGGCGTACAAGGACGGCGGCAAGGTCGTCGTGCTGATCCCGGCGTCGATGTCACGCGCGCAGGAGGCCGAGTGGGTCGAGACCATGGTGGCTCGCCTCGAGCGGCAGGAGAAGCGGCGGCGGCCCTCCGACGAGCAGCTGTTCAAACGGGCGACCGAGCTCTCCGAGCGCTACCTCGGTGGGCTGGCGGAGCCGGACTCCGTGCGGTGGGTGGACAACCAGAACTCGCGATGGGGATCGTGCAGCCCCGGCGACCGGTCGATCCGGGTGTCCTCACGGCTCCAGGGGCTGCCCGGCTGGGTGGTCGACTACGTGTTGGTCCATGAGCTGGCTCACCTGATCGAGCACGGGCACGACGAGAAGTTCTGGGCGTGGGTGGCCCACTACCCGAAGTCCGAACGCGCCCGCGGCTACCTGCTGGGCTACTCCGCGGCCGCCGACATCGACCCGCCGTCCAGCGAGCTCGACGACGCATCAGGCTGA
- a CDS encoding PHP domain-containing protein, with amino-acid sequence MSLDPVGPVPALRRIAFLLERAREDTYKIKAFRSAAATILPLSAEELARHVADQTLTGLPGIGASSATVISQAWRGEVPERLAALEEEYAGPLAEGGRNLRALLRGDLHSHSDWSDGGSPLEEMAFTALELGHDYLVLTDHSPRLKVARGLSAERLARQLSVVDAVNEHLSDQSFRLLKGIEVDILDDGSLDQSEEMLGRLDLRVASVHSKLKMDKEPMTRRMVAAVQNPFTNVLGHCTGRLVTGNRGMRAQSQFDARAVFEACAEHDVAVEINSRPERRDPPTQLLELARDIGCLFSIDSDAHAPGQLDMLDYGCERAESAGIDPDSIVNTWPADRLLAWANR; translated from the coding sequence ATGAGCCTCGATCCGGTCGGCCCGGTGCCTGCCCTGCGTCGCATTGCCTTCCTTCTCGAGCGTGCTCGGGAGGACACCTACAAGATCAAGGCGTTCCGCAGCGCGGCGGCCACGATCCTGCCGCTCAGTGCCGAGGAGCTGGCGCGACACGTCGCGGACCAGACTCTCACCGGCCTGCCCGGCATCGGTGCGAGCTCGGCCACCGTGATCAGCCAGGCCTGGCGCGGCGAGGTCCCGGAGCGGCTGGCGGCGTTGGAGGAGGAGTACGCCGGCCCGTTGGCCGAGGGCGGCCGCAACCTGCGCGCGTTGCTCCGCGGTGACCTGCACAGCCACTCGGACTGGTCCGACGGGGGCTCGCCCCTGGAGGAGATGGCGTTCACCGCGCTCGAGCTCGGTCACGACTACCTGGTGCTCACCGACCACTCGCCGCGGCTCAAGGTGGCCCGGGGGCTGAGCGCCGAGCGCTTGGCCCGTCAGCTGTCGGTCGTCGACGCGGTGAACGAGCACCTGTCCGACCAGTCGTTCCGCCTCCTCAAGGGCATCGAGGTCGACATCCTCGACGACGGGTCCCTCGACCAGAGCGAGGAGATGCTGGGCCGCCTCGACCTACGCGTGGCGAGCGTCCACTCGAAGCTCAAGATGGACAAGGAGCCGATGACCCGCCGGATGGTGGCCGCGGTGCAGAACCCGTTCACCAACGTGCTCGGCCACTGCACCGGCCGCCTGGTGACCGGCAACCGGGGCATGCGCGCGCAGTCACAGTTCGACGCGAGGGCGGTCTTCGAGGCATGCGCCGAACATGACGTGGCGGTCGAGATCAACTCGCGCCCCGAGCGGCGGGACCCGCCCACGCAGCTGCTCGAGCTGGCGCGGGACATCGGTTGCCTCTTCTCCATCGACAGTGATGCCCACGCTCCGGGACAGCTCGACATGCTCGACTACGGCTGCGAGCGTGCCGAGTCGGCGGGCATCGATCCCGACAGCATCGTCAACACCTGGCCTGCGGACCGCCTCCTGGCCTGGGCGAACCGGTAG